A section of the Rhodothermus sp. genome encodes:
- a CDS encoding sigma-70 family RNA polymerase sigma factor gives MNIQRKQRVVLRREALHRLPSEENKARYEELQRLSDEDLMALFQAGTVEAFDILVSRYKDPLANYLYRFLGDPKEVEDLLQETFMRVYRNRHSYRRIAKFSTWLYTIAGNLARSEYRKRKRRRLYSLQSVNRDEEEYEVEIPDETFAPDRHTESTIQDRYIQEALKQIPEEFREVVVLRDVQQLSYEEIAEITGLPMGTVKSRINRGRTKLQALLKDVYPVSKES, from the coding sequence ATGAACATTCAACGAAAACAGCGGGTGGTGTTGCGCAGGGAGGCGCTGCATCGGTTGCCGTCTGAAGAAAACAAGGCGCGCTATGAGGAACTCCAGCGACTAAGCGATGAGGACCTCATGGCGCTGTTTCAGGCGGGAACGGTGGAGGCCTTCGACATCCTGGTGAGCCGGTACAAGGATCCGCTGGCCAACTACCTGTACCGGTTTCTGGGCGATCCGAAGGAGGTCGAAGACCTCCTGCAGGAGACCTTTATGCGCGTATATCGCAACCGGCATTCCTATCGTCGGATTGCGAAGTTTTCGACCTGGCTTTATACGATCGCTGGGAACCTGGCGCGTTCTGAGTACCGGAAGCGGAAGCGGCGCCGTCTCTACTCCCTGCAGTCCGTGAACCGGGATGAGGAGGAGTACGAGGTAGAGATCCCGGACGAAACGTTTGCTCCGGATCGGCACACCGAAAGCACGATCCAGGATCGCTACATCCAGGAAGCACTGAAGCAGATTCCAGAGGAATTCCGGGAGGTGGTGGTGCTCCGCGACGTGCAGCAGTTATCTTACGAAGAAATCGCGGAAATCACCGGATTGCCGATGGGCACGGTCAAAAGCCGAATTAACCGGGGACGCACAAAACTGCAGGCGTTACTCAAGGACGTTTATCCGGTGTCTAAGGAATCTTAA
- a CDS encoding M23 family metallopeptidase, which produces MWAFLKKLLAHWDEELLVLVMEDTYAGTPAPFTVRPIRILALLGGSAVGLAMLLVALTLLTPLRELFPGVATEEMRQRVRLSSLRVAALEDSLAVQQQYIARLRQLILGEVAPAEPHAPASVSPGGTGVMLPELATNSENWQEHQQPALPVLELALPAMRRVQPAVFRSDPLLQLQFPVLPPVEGFLTRGFDARRGHYGIDLAVEEGTVVRAIGSGYVIFADWTQAGGYVIIVQHADGYVSVYKHNQRLLKQMGDRVRDREAIALSGNTGEITTGPHLHFELWRHGLAQDPLNYFVIQ; this is translated from the coding sequence ATGTGGGCTTTTCTAAAAAAATTACTGGCGCACTGGGATGAAGAGCTGCTTGTGCTGGTCATGGAAGATACCTATGCGGGCACACCTGCGCCTTTTACTGTGCGGCCCATCCGGATACTGGCCTTGCTGGGTGGAAGCGCGGTAGGGTTGGCTATGCTGCTGGTGGCGTTGACGCTTTTGACGCCGCTGCGTGAGCTATTTCCGGGGGTGGCCACCGAAGAAATGCGGCAGCGGGTGCGTCTGAGCAGTCTGCGGGTGGCTGCGTTGGAGGATTCGCTGGCCGTGCAGCAGCAGTATATCGCCCGCTTGCGCCAGCTTATTCTTGGCGAAGTGGCACCAGCCGAGCCCCATGCGCCGGCGTCTGTCTCACCTGGCGGTACGGGCGTAATGTTGCCCGAGCTGGCGACAAACTCGGAGAATTGGCAGGAGCACCAGCAGCCGGCGCTGCCCGTGCTGGAACTTGCGCTACCGGCGATGCGCCGGGTGCAGCCAGCGGTTTTTCGGAGTGATCCGCTGCTGCAACTTCAGTTTCCCGTACTACCGCCTGTCGAAGGCTTTTTGACGCGTGGGTTTGATGCTCGAAGGGGGCACTACGGCATTGATCTGGCTGTGGAGGAGGGTACGGTGGTGCGGGCTATCGGCAGTGGCTATGTGATTTTTGCAGATTGGACCCAGGCCGGGGGGTATGTGATCATTGTGCAGCACGCGGATGGATATGTTTCCGTCTACAAGCACAATCAGCGCCTACTCAAACAGATGGGTGACCGCGTTCGAGACCGGGAAGCTATTGCATTAAGCGGGAATACCGGCGAGATTACTACCGGGCCGCACCTGCATTTTGAGCTCTGGCGTCATGGACTGGCACAGGATCCGTTAAACTATTTCGTCATCCAGTAG
- the lysS gene encoding lysine--tRNA ligase translates to MKRVLSEQELERRRARQQLEAMGIHPYSYRWEVTAHAAEILASFDDARHQPREDGPAPEPYEVSIAGRIMTRRIMGKAAFFDLQDETGRIQVYVRRQDLPEGFYNQVFKKLLDIGDIVGVEGYVFRTRMGEITVHARRLELLTKALRPLPVVKEQDGKVYNEVTDKEFRYRQRYVDLIINPEVREVFRKRARMITTIRRFLDARGYLEVETPVLQPLYGGASARPFITYHNALDMQLYLRIADELYLKRLIVGGYEGVYEIGKDFRNEGLSRFHNPEFTMLELYVAYKDYYWMMDFVEEMLEHVAIEVTGSPEVQWEGHTISFRRPWPRIPMFEAIKERTGYDLYGKSRDELAAIARKLGLEIDETMGSGKIIDEIFGEFVEPYLIQPTFIIDYPVELSPLAKRHREKPGLVERFEVIVGGKELCNAFSELNDPDDQRARFEEQARLRVAGDEEAMQIDEDFLRALEYGMPPTAGLGIGIDRLAMILTNQPSIRDVILFPLLRPEQPAVSVGSDGADQAEASES, encoded by the coding sequence ATGAAGCGCGTACTGAGCGAACAGGAGCTGGAACGGCGCCGGGCGCGCCAGCAACTCGAAGCAATGGGAATCCATCCCTATTCCTATCGCTGGGAGGTGACAGCTCATGCCGCCGAAATCCTTGCCAGTTTTGACGATGCCCGGCATCAACCGCGCGAGGATGGACCGGCACCCGAACCCTACGAGGTGTCGATAGCCGGTCGAATCATGACACGGCGGATCATGGGAAAGGCCGCCTTTTTTGACCTGCAGGACGAGACCGGCCGCATTCAAGTCTACGTCCGGCGGCAAGACCTGCCTGAAGGCTTCTACAATCAGGTCTTCAAGAAGCTGTTGGATATTGGCGACATTGTGGGCGTGGAGGGCTATGTGTTCCGTACGCGCATGGGTGAGATCACCGTCCATGCACGACGGTTGGAGCTGCTAACCAAGGCCTTGCGCCCGTTGCCCGTGGTTAAGGAGCAGGATGGGAAAGTGTACAACGAGGTAACGGATAAGGAATTCCGTTACCGGCAACGATACGTTGACCTGATTATCAATCCAGAGGTGCGGGAAGTCTTCCGGAAGCGAGCGCGAATGATCACCACGATCCGGCGGTTTCTGGATGCCCGGGGCTATCTGGAGGTTGAAACACCTGTGCTCCAACCCCTCTACGGGGGGGCTTCAGCACGGCCGTTTATTACGTATCATAACGCGCTCGACATGCAGCTCTACCTGCGTATTGCTGACGAGCTGTATCTGAAACGGCTGATTGTGGGAGGTTATGAAGGGGTCTATGAAATTGGTAAAGATTTTCGCAATGAAGGGCTCAGCCGCTTCCACAATCCGGAATTCACAATGCTCGAGCTGTACGTAGCTTATAAAGATTACTACTGGATGATGGATTTTGTGGAGGAAATGCTCGAGCACGTGGCCATTGAAGTGACCGGATCGCCGGAGGTGCAGTGGGAGGGGCACACCATTTCTTTCCGGCGTCCCTGGCCCCGCATTCCGATGTTTGAGGCGATCAAGGAACGCACAGGTTATGATCTGTATGGCAAGTCACGGGACGAGCTGGCAGCCATTGCCCGGAAGCTGGGGCTGGAGATCGATGAGACCATGGGCAGCGGTAAGATTATTGATGAAATTTTCGGCGAGTTTGTTGAGCCCTATTTGATTCAGCCTACCTTCATCATCGACTATCCGGTCGAGTTGAGTCCCCTGGCCAAGCGGCATCGCGAAAAGCCGGGACTGGTCGAGCGTTTTGAGGTGATCGTAGGGGGCAAAGAGCTGTGCAATGCGTTCAGCGAGTTGAACGACCCTGATGATCAGCGTGCGCGTTTTGAGGAGCAGGCGCGATTGCGGGTGGCCGGTGATGAGGAAGCCATGCAGATTGACGAAGATTTCTTGCGGGCCCTGGAATATGGCATGCCGCCAACGGCCGGATTGGGGATTGGAATCGATCGACTGGCAATGATCCTGACAAATCAACCATCCATCCGGGACGTGATTCTCTTTCCGTTGTTGCGGCCTGAGCAGCCGGCGGTGTCGGTCGGTTCCGATGGGGCCGATCAGGCAGAAGCGAGCGAATCCTGA
- the holA gene encoding DNA polymerase III subunit delta: MGRPAEGQSFEQLEVAFQHGNFAPLYFLYGEESFLMDTLQQLLIEHALPPELRAFNLDVVYGDEAEARAVLALCQSLPVMAPRRVVIVRNFDRLREHRLFAAYAAHPNPRAVVLLVCAGRPNLNAQPYRALRQHAVWAELRPLRPAQVPGWLARYAEREGYRLEPEALQRLAEYVGTELQAGVQELRKLFAYAGTRKTLTLDDIVTVSGQTRSFNIFELQRAVGEGRYSDAIYIVEQLLQHASNPRSEALRIVSFLTTFFMKLWKLTLCQGQRLSNQTLAGRIGVPVYFLQEYRQSARRYGRDAIRHVLAALLAADVELKGGSNRDPRLILHLLLRQMQAVCRTPLQQAA, translated from the coding sequence ATGGGACGGCCGGCCGAGGGACAATCGTTTGAGCAGCTGGAAGTGGCCTTTCAGCACGGCAACTTCGCCCCGCTGTACTTTCTCTATGGCGAAGAGTCGTTTCTGATGGATACGCTTCAGCAGTTGCTTATTGAACACGCGCTGCCGCCTGAGCTTCGGGCTTTCAACCTGGATGTAGTGTACGGCGACGAGGCAGAGGCGCGCGCTGTGCTGGCCCTCTGTCAGAGCCTGCCTGTCATGGCACCACGGCGGGTAGTGATCGTACGTAACTTTGATCGTCTGCGTGAGCATCGATTGTTTGCGGCCTATGCAGCGCATCCTAATCCGCGGGCCGTTGTACTGTTGGTCTGCGCTGGGCGTCCGAATCTAAACGCTCAACCTTATCGGGCACTGCGTCAGCATGCCGTATGGGCTGAGTTGCGGCCGTTACGTCCGGCTCAGGTGCCTGGCTGGCTGGCGCGCTATGCAGAACGCGAAGGCTATCGGCTGGAGCCTGAAGCGCTGCAACGACTGGCCGAGTATGTGGGCACGGAGCTGCAGGCCGGGGTACAGGAGCTGCGAAAGCTGTTTGCCTATGCCGGGACACGTAAGACGTTAACGCTGGATGACATCGTTACCGTCAGTGGTCAGACGCGTAGCTTCAACATTTTCGAACTGCAGCGGGCCGTGGGAGAAGGACGTTATTCAGACGCAATCTATATAGTGGAACAATTATTGCAACATGCGTCAAATCCGCGGAGTGAAGCACTCCGGATTGTGTCGTTTCTGACAACTTTTTTCATGAAGCTCTGGAAGCTGACACTTTGCCAGGGGCAGCGTCTGTCGAATCAGACGCTGGCGGGCCGTATTGGTGTGCCCGTGTACTTTCTGCAGGAATATCGGCAGAGTGCTCGCCGGTATGGCCGTGACGCAATCCGGCATGTGCTGGCGGCGTTGCTGGCGGCCGATGTGGAATTGAAAGGGGGAAGTAATCGAGATCCTCGGTTGATTCTGCATCTGCTATTGCGTCAGATGCAGGCGGTCTGCCGGACGCCGCTGCAGCAAGCAGCCTGA
- a CDS encoding peptidylprolyl isomerase, with protein sequence MNVRYLTGTALALLLVACQQDPSSLPMHADRQAQLADTLTLPATNYYEIRTPLGRMVVRLYDETPLHRDNFKRLVASGFYDSTTFHRVIDGFVIQGGDPNSKDADPTNDGTGGPGYTLPAEIRPGLFHKRGALAAARQGDEVNPERRSSGSQFYLVVGRTFDAATLNEIEAYLREQIPDPSFSFPDSVRRLYQTVGGAPFLDGHYTVFGELVEGFEVMAAIARLPTPRTIGQQAPPTQLDRPLQPVPMTIRPLENYSSGS encoded by the coding sequence ATGAATGTCCGATACCTTACCGGGACGGCCTTGGCCCTGCTGTTGGTAGCCTGCCAGCAGGACCCGTCGTCCCTACCGATGCATGCCGATCGTCAGGCCCAATTGGCGGATACGCTGACGCTGCCCGCCACCAATTACTATGAGATTCGCACCCCGCTGGGACGTATGGTCGTGCGGCTTTACGACGAGACGCCCCTGCATCGAGACAATTTCAAGCGGCTGGTGGCCTCCGGCTTTTACGATAGCACAACGTTTCATCGGGTAATTGATGGCTTTGTCATTCAGGGAGGAGATCCAAACTCGAAAGATGCCGATCCGACGAACGACGGTACAGGCGGGCCAGGTTATACCCTTCCGGCCGAGATTCGGCCCGGCCTGTTCCACAAACGAGGCGCCTTGGCGGCAGCGCGACAGGGCGACGAAGTGAATCCGGAACGCCGCTCCAGTGGTAGCCAGTTCTATCTGGTCGTCGGGCGCACCTTCGACGCGGCTACGCTGAATGAAATTGAGGCCTATCTGCGGGAGCAGATTCCCGACCCGAGTTTCAGCTTTCCGGATTCGGTGCGCCGGCTTTATCAGACAGTGGGCGGCGCACCGTTTCTGGACGGACACTATACGGTTTTCGGGGAGCTGGTGGAAGGGTTTGAGGTGATGGCAGCCATTGCACGGCTACCTACACCCCGAACCATCGGGCAGCAGGCACCGCCTACCCAGTTGGATCGACCACTGCAACCCGTGCCTATGACAATTCGTCCGCTTGAAAACTATTCATCGGGTTCCTGA
- a CDS encoding PKD domain-containing protein encodes MLHMNPQRYLLLTALAALTLIGLTGCRSTPVEVLGVEGPDSLQVNQSGTFTATINEDAKPPVEFSWDFGDGSTGAGNPVTHAYTEPGTYTVTVTASNRGGKSTSTGSTAVVVYRPPVPAEIIAITADPMQPDTRTAVRFSANVRGDQPITYQWNFGDGSTGSGASPTHTYSQAGTYTVTLNVSNNAGSDSRTLTITVKPYEAEYCADVTEMNPVFFDRNSSVLNDAARAALQENLQILQDCPNLSVRIEGWATPGERNPQQLSTDRARAVEQFYTSNGIPASRLMVEGKGRITGITSKKEGLAQYRRADTIPVQPDM; translated from the coding sequence ATGCTGCACATGAACCCTCAACGTTACCTGCTACTGACCGCGCTGGCAGCCCTGACCCTTATCGGCTTGACGGGCTGTCGTTCGACGCCGGTCGAAGTGCTGGGTGTCGAAGGACCGGACAGTCTTCAGGTCAATCAGAGTGGCACCTTTACTGCCACCATTAATGAAGATGCAAAACCCCCGGTCGAGTTTAGCTGGGACTTCGGTGACGGAAGCACGGGTGCTGGCAACCCGGTCACGCATGCGTACACCGAGCCGGGCACCTACACGGTGACCGTCACCGCGTCCAACCGGGGTGGTAAGTCCACAAGTACAGGGTCAACCGCGGTGGTCGTCTATCGCCCGCCCGTACCAGCGGAGATCATTGCCATCACGGCAGACCCGATGCAGCCCGACACGCGGACGGCGGTGCGCTTTAGCGCGAACGTGCGAGGGGACCAGCCCATCACTTATCAATGGAACTTCGGCGATGGTAGCACCGGCTCGGGCGCCAGTCCCACACACACCTACAGCCAGGCGGGGACCTATACCGTCACCCTGAACGTGTCGAACAACGCGGGCTCCGACTCGCGTACGCTCACGATCACGGTTAAGCCCTACGAAGCCGAATACTGCGCCGACGTAACGGAAATGAACCCGGTCTTCTTCGACCGGAACTCAAGTGTGCTGAATGACGCCGCTCGCGCGGCCCTGCAGGAAAACCTGCAAATTCTGCAGGACTGCCCGAACCTGTCCGTACGCATCGAGGGCTGGGCCACGCCAGGGGAGCGTAACCCGCAGCAGCTTTCGACCGACCGCGCCCGGGCCGTGGAGCAGTTCTACACCAGCAACGGCATTCCAGCCAGCCGTCTGATGGTCGAGGGCAAGGGTCGCATCACCGGGATAACGAGTAAGAAAGAGGGGTTGGCGCAATATCGCCGTGCCGACACCATTCCGGTACAGCCCGACATGTAA
- a CDS encoding DUF2520 domain-containing protein, with amino-acid sequence MSAPQPAVAIIGAGAVGQALGQALRAAGYTIAAVLSRRQASASALAARVAAPVASAALEDLPGHVRLVFCCVPDDVLSELAERLALVPHEWAHTVVAHTSGALPAQVLAPLRARGAALLSFHPILSFPRQQTTSSFAGVAIGLEGDPQAMTLGREVAQALGARPIELSAETKARYHLAAVLASNGLGALMAVAGEVLASIGLSRPEAHALLLPLVQGTLHNLQQLLPEEALTGPAVRGDLFPITQHLRALQQHLPHLLPLYAALTTEMVRVGVRSGRLDPTRATALLDRLQETLDSMQDMPPTPLP; translated from the coding sequence ATGTCGGCCCCTCAACCGGCTGTGGCCATTATCGGCGCTGGTGCTGTTGGACAGGCTTTGGGACAGGCTTTGCGGGCGGCGGGCTATACGATTGCGGCTGTGCTCAGCCGACGTCAGGCGTCGGCCAGTGCGCTGGCTGCTCGCGTGGCTGCGCCGGTAGCTTCAGCAGCCTTGGAAGACCTGCCCGGCCACGTGCGTTTGGTATTTTGCTGTGTGCCGGATGACGTGCTGTCTGAGTTGGCCGAGCGGTTGGCCCTGGTACCACACGAATGGGCGCATACGGTAGTCGCGCACACCTCGGGGGCCCTACCCGCGCAGGTGCTGGCCCCCCTGCGAGCGCGGGGCGCTGCTCTGTTGAGTTTTCATCCGATTCTGTCGTTCCCCCGACAGCAGACGACTTCGTCCTTTGCTGGCGTTGCTATCGGTCTGGAAGGCGATCCTCAGGCCATGACGCTGGGGCGTGAAGTGGCACAGGCGCTGGGAGCTCGCCCTATCGAGCTTTCAGCCGAAACAAAAGCCCGCTATCACCTGGCAGCGGTACTGGCATCAAATGGCCTGGGAGCTCTGATGGCTGTAGCTGGCGAAGTGCTTGCCAGCATCGGTCTTTCACGCCCCGAAGCGCATGCGCTGCTGCTTCCACTGGTGCAGGGAACGCTGCATAATCTGCAGCAATTGCTTCCGGAAGAAGCCCTGACCGGGCCGGCCGTACGTGGTGATCTGTTTCCTATCACCCAACACCTGCGTGCCCTGCAGCAACACTTGCCGCATCTGTTACCGCTCTATGCGGCCCTGACTACTGAAATGGTTCGCGTAGGGGTACGCAGCGGTCGCCTGGATCCCACGCGGGCTACTGCGCTGCTGGATCGATTACAGGAGACGCTTGATTCGATGCAGGATATGCCTCCCACGCCACTGCCATAA
- a CDS encoding MFS transporter, producing the protein MEAAPARLVDRAAGSPTGYVALIRQNAHFRRLWLGNLISLLGDWFNTIALYTLVSELTGSPFALGGVFLTKLLPWALASPLAGLLVDRFNRRQLMIGADLVRAVIVLGFLLIDEPGEVYLVYVLTTLQVVVTAVFQPAKSASIPNIVRTEELLTANALMSATWSVMLALGAASGGLVTAWLGTAPVFVIDSLTYLISAFFIYRTVIPQQTAPAAGGMLRTARRELLAGWRYLTAHPGVGRIALAKSAWALAGGGLVYMLALIGEAIEPTAQAAGIGWLFAARGLGTGIGPVLARAIFQDARRWPAVLGWSIVLSGLCYGVVGLQRWTYAVVPAVMLAHAASGANWVLASVLLQQRTEDAFRGRVFATEWLGVLFSESCSILMASMLLEWQVLSLREAVLAFALVQGLIGLSWLAVIVPRERQAYSDS; encoded by the coding sequence ATGGAGGCTGCTCCGGCTCGGCTGGTCGATCGTGCCGCCGGCTCTCCGACGGGCTATGTCGCACTGATACGCCAGAACGCACACTTTCGGCGGCTGTGGCTGGGTAATCTCATCTCACTGCTGGGGGACTGGTTCAATACGATTGCGCTTTATACGCTGGTCTCGGAATTAACCGGTTCGCCCTTTGCGCTGGGCGGTGTTTTTCTGACAAAATTGCTACCCTGGGCGCTGGCGTCGCCACTGGCTGGCTTGCTGGTGGATCGGTTCAATCGGCGGCAGCTCATGATAGGCGCCGATCTGGTTCGAGCTGTGATCGTGCTGGGCTTTTTGCTGATTGATGAGCCCGGTGAAGTGTATCTGGTGTATGTGTTGACCACGTTGCAGGTGGTGGTGACAGCCGTCTTTCAGCCGGCCAAGAGCGCTTCGATTCCCAACATCGTGCGCACGGAAGAGTTATTGACGGCCAATGCGCTTATGTCGGCGACCTGGTCGGTAATGCTGGCGCTGGGAGCTGCTTCTGGGGGACTGGTGACGGCCTGGTTGGGGACAGCTCCGGTCTTTGTAATCGACAGTCTGACGTATCTGATCTCCGCCTTTTTCATTTACCGTACGGTCATTCCACAGCAGACAGCGCCGGCCGCCGGCGGAATGCTACGAACGGCCAGGCGTGAACTGCTGGCTGGATGGCGCTATCTTACTGCTCATCCCGGCGTCGGACGCATCGCCCTGGCCAAAAGCGCCTGGGCACTGGCCGGTGGAGGGCTTGTCTATATGCTGGCGCTGATCGGCGAGGCGATTGAGCCGACGGCCCAGGCTGCCGGAATTGGCTGGCTGTTTGCCGCGCGTGGACTGGGCACAGGAATCGGGCCTGTACTGGCGCGTGCCATCTTTCAGGATGCGCGTCGTTGGCCTGCGGTGCTGGGCTGGAGCATTGTGCTCAGTGGGCTCTGTTACGGTGTGGTGGGGCTCCAACGTTGGACCTATGCGGTGGTACCGGCCGTGATGCTGGCGCATGCGGCCAGTGGAGCCAACTGGGTGCTGGCCAGCGTGCTGCTGCAACAGCGTACAGAGGATGCCTTCCGAGGACGCGTGTTTGCTACCGAGTGGCTGGGGGTATTGTTTTCGGAGAGCTGTTCCATCCTGATGGCCAGCATGCTGCTGGAATGGCAGGTGTTGTCGCTGCGAGAAGCAGTGCTGGCCTTTGCGCTGGTGCAGGGACTGATCGGGCTGAGCTGGCTGGCCGTGATTGTGCCGCGGGAGCGACAGGCCTATTCCGATTCGTAG
- a CDS encoding AtpZ/AtpI family protein → MNAHKKTRGAADSMQEALRALAPYIGLGLQLALGMAFFVVGGYLLDRRLGTFPWLTLLGIVLGLVAVGAKLWQVNVQLQRRDRRAPHDATHQK, encoded by the coding sequence ATGAACGCGCACAAAAAGACACGGGGAGCTGCCGATTCTATGCAGGAAGCGCTTCGGGCGCTGGCTCCTTATATAGGGTTGGGGCTCCAGCTGGCGCTGGGCATGGCGTTCTTTGTGGTGGGCGGATACCTGCTGGATCGTCGGCTGGGCACGTTCCCCTGGCTTACGCTCCTGGGCATTGTGCTGGGATTGGTGGCCGTGGGCGCCAAACTCTGGCAGGTGAATGTGCAGCTGCAACGTCGGGATCGACGCGCCCCTCATGACGCGACTCATCAAAAATAA
- the rpsT gene encoding 30S ribosomal protein S20 has product MAHHKSAIKRIRQNAKRRARNRYYRSWMRTMIKKVRAAQSREEALPLLNQAKSLLDRLVVKGIIHKNKAANYKRKLEKYVNQLA; this is encoded by the coding sequence ATGGCACACCATAAGTCGGCTATTAAACGCATCCGTCAGAACGCCAAGCGGCGCGCCCGTAATCGGTATTACCGGAGCTGGATGCGCACCATGATTAAGAAAGTACGGGCGGCTCAGTCACGCGAAGAGGCGCTTCCCCTGCTTAACCAGGCCAAAAGTCTGCTCGATCGCCTCGTCGTTAAGGGCATTATACACAAAAACAAAGCCGCAAACTACAAGCGCAAGCTGGAAAAGTATGTGAACCAGCTTGCCTGA
- a CDS encoding polymer-forming cytoskeletal protein, whose product MGRASAPTAPHQLNLVGEDTVFEGTLRTPHDVRISGRVIGTLHVQGRVIIAAEGVVEGEVHAGNADIAGRVQGDLVIKETLLLKETARVEGRIQTGRLVVEAGAIFDGECRMGQVDQVVDTKAPASADKERTARVRKATPSEKTGEPTPGA is encoded by the coding sequence ATGGGGCGAGCATCTGCGCCAACAGCGCCTCACCAGTTGAACCTGGTGGGAGAAGACACTGTTTTCGAGGGTACGTTGCGTACTCCGCACGACGTCCGGATCAGTGGGCGTGTGATCGGTACGTTGCACGTACAAGGCCGGGTGATCATCGCGGCCGAAGGTGTGGTGGAAGGTGAGGTGCATGCCGGCAATGCCGATATCGCCGGACGGGTACAGGGAGATCTGGTCATCAAGGAGACCCTGCTGCTCAAAGAAACAGCTCGGGTGGAAGGACGCATTCAAACCGGCCGCCTGGTTGTGGAAGCAGGCGCTATCTTTGACGGTGAATGCCGTATGGGCCAAGTCGATCAGGTCGTTGATACAAAGGCGCCAGCTTCGGCTGATAAGGAGCGGACAGCGCGCGTGCGTAAAGCGACACCTTCTGAGAAGACCGGTGAGCCCACGCCGGGAGCATGA
- the queG gene encoding tRNA epoxyqueuosine(34) reductase QueG, producing the protein MPGFDEQAQQRLAQALKAEARRLGFDACGISKAEPLDEEARRLEAWLKAGFHGTMYWMERHFDKRIDPTKLVEGARSVISVLHNYYQPVSHNPSPETGKISRYAWGDDYHEVLKEKLYQLFAWLEAQVGEVHGRAFVDSAPVMDKAWARRSGLGWIGKNTNLINRRMGSFFFIGELIVDVPLPPDGPIPDYCGSCTRCIDACPTGALVQPYVLDARRCISYLTIEHRGDDIPLELQTRMGNWIFGCDICQDVCPWNKFKYATSEPRFLPRPGLPDTPLERWEELDLEAFRQKFRKSAVKRAKFEGFKRNIRIALQNVRRAALHAYESE; encoded by the coding sequence ATGCCCGGTTTCGACGAACAGGCCCAGCAACGTCTGGCCCAGGCGCTGAAAGCCGAAGCGCGGCGACTTGGCTTCGACGCATGCGGCATCTCAAAAGCTGAACCGCTCGATGAAGAGGCCCGGCGCCTGGAAGCCTGGCTGAAAGCGGGCTTCCATGGTACCATGTACTGGATGGAACGCCACTTCGATAAACGCATCGACCCGACCAAACTGGTCGAAGGCGCCCGCTCGGTCATTTCTGTCCTGCACAACTATTATCAGCCTGTGAGCCACAACCCTTCCCCTGAAACCGGCAAGATCAGCCGCTATGCCTGGGGCGACGATTACCATGAAGTGCTTAAAGAAAAACTCTATCAACTTTTCGCCTGGCTCGAAGCCCAGGTGGGCGAAGTACACGGCCGTGCTTTCGTCGATTCGGCGCCGGTTATGGATAAAGCCTGGGCCCGCCGCAGTGGACTGGGCTGGATCGGCAAAAACACCAATCTGATCAACCGTCGTATGGGTTCTTTCTTCTTTATCGGCGAGCTGATCGTGGACGTACCACTTCCGCCCGACGGTCCTATTCCCGACTACTGCGGCTCCTGTACGCGCTGCATCGACGCCTGTCCTACCGGTGCCCTGGTTCAACCTTATGTACTCGATGCCCGACGCTGCATTTCCTATCTGACCATCGAACACCGCGGCGATGACATTCCCCTCGAGCTTCAGACCAGAATGGGCAACTGGATCTTCGGATGTGATATCTGTCAGGATGTTTGCCCCTGGAATAAGTTCAAGTATGCCACAAGCGAGCCCCGTTTCCTGCCACGCCCCGGCCTGCCCGACACTCCGCTGGAACGATGGGAAGAGCTGGACCTTGAAGCGTTCCGTCAGAAATTCCGTAAAAGCGCCGTTAAACGAGCTAAATTTGAAGGATTCAAACGAAACATCCGGATCGCCCTGCAGAATGTGCGTCGGGCTGCGCTTCATGCCTACGAATCGGAATAG